Genomic segment of Mucilaginibacter sabulilitoris:
TTTATTGCGGGTTAAAAATAAATTTACCCAGCGGCTTAAATTCCCATCATGCCGCCGGGTGAATTTTAGAAGGGTCTATCTGTAAGCAGCATCGTTCCAGCGTATCTCATTGCGGAACTGGTCTATCCTGGTGTCTTTTCCTATGCGTAAAAACTCAATACCGGCCATGTCTGCAAAATCCTGCAGGTGTTCTGCTGTCAGGTTTTGGCTGTAAGCGGTGTGGTGTGCCCCACCGGCATAAATCCAGGCAGCGCAGCCGGTTTTCATATCAGGATAAGGTTTCCATAATACCCTTGCTACAGGCAGTTTAGGCAGGTCGTTTTGCGGTTCAACGGCCTCAACCTCATTTATAAGCAGGCGGAAACGGTTGCCCATATCAACAATGGAGGCATTAAGCGCAGCACCACCGGCTACATTAAAAACCAAACGGGCCGGATCGGCCTTGCCGCCAATACCCAGAGGATGTACTTCTAACGAAGCCTTACCGTTTGCTAAAGAAGCGTCAACCTCCAGCATGTGCGAACCTAATACCAAGGCGTTATTGGGATCAAAGTGATAGGTATAATCTTCCATAAAAGCGTTGCCGCCTTTTAAGCCTGAGCCCATTACTTTAAGCGCGCGTACCAAAGCAGCCGTTTTCCAGTCGCCTTCACCTGCAAAGCCATAGCCGTCGGCCATCAGGCGCTGTGAGGCAATACCCGGCAATTGAGCCATGCCATGCAGATCTTCAAACGTATCTGAAAAACCTTTAAAGCCGCCATCTTTTAAAAATTTGCGCATGCCCAATTCAATTTTGGCAGCCTCATAGACTGATGAATGTTTTGCTCCGCCTCTCTTAAGCTCATCGGCCATGGTGTAGGTAGCTTCATATTCATCTACCAGGGCGTTAACATCGGCTTCGCTTACGGCGTTGATAATCGCAACAAGATCGCCGATGCCATAGGTATTTACGGAGAACCCAAATTTTAGTTCGGCTTCTACCTTATCACCATCGGTAACGGCTACAAAACGCATGTTATCGCCGAAACGGGCAAACTTGGCGCCCTGCCAGTCGTACCAGCCGGCGGCGGCACGTGTCCAGGTTTCTATCTGGCTCAACACTTCAGGATCTTGCCAGTGGCCAACAACTACCTTACGGTTGATGCGCATACGCGATACCATGAACCCAAACTCACGATCGCCGTGGGCGCTTTGGGTAAGGTTCATAAAGTCCATATCAATAGAGCTCCATGGAATATCGCGGTTAAATTGCGTATGCAGGTGCAGCATTGGCTTTTTAAGGATGCTCAGACCGCGAATCCACATTTTGGCCGGCGAAAATGTGTGCATCCAAGTAATAATACCAATGCAGTTTTCTGCAACGTTGGCTTGCTGCAGGGTTGTATATATTTCGTCGGTGCTTTTAACCACCGGTTTGTAAACGATGCGTACGGGAATTTTTCCGGAATTGTCAAGCCCGGCGGTTATTTGCTGTGAGTGTTCAGCTACTTGTTTTAATGTTTCTTCGCCGTACAGATCCTGGCTTCCGGTAATGAACCAAACTTCAAATGTTTTTAAATCGATCATGTATATTAATTATTGATTTTGTGATTAGTTATTAGTTTGCGGGCGACAGCCTGAACAGCGCCGCGCCATGTATATTAATATTTTGCTGATAATTTGTTTTGTAAGCACCGATATCCTGTTTCTTCCACAGGTCGCGCACTTTTATTTTGCCCTTTAAACCCAATGCCGCCAAATCGACGGATACATTTTGTGCTTTCTCACCTATGTTGAAGAGTGCCACATATAGATCTTTGCTTCCCTGCACGTGCGAATACCAAACCATAGCGCCATCTTTTTTGTATAGCTGGCGTGGGTTTTCGCCGTTTTGGTTGGTGGCAAGCACTTCGTTGTTGGTAAACAGCTTTAATTCCAGCTCGCGGTTTTCGGGTAGGTTGCCGCCCAGCATCAGGGGCGAGCGATAGATACACCAAAAGGTCATGTGGGTATAAAGTTCATCTTCGGTAAAGCGGCTGTAGCGTTCAACGCCAACCGGGCCGCGTTTTGACAGCTTGCCTATTTGTATCATATCGCAATCGGGCCAGTGGCCGGGGCCACCTACGCCTTCCCAGCTTTTAGCATAATCAAACATGTGCAGCACTTCTTTCCAGTTGTCCCAGAAATCATCGGCCATGCGCCACATATTGGCATATTTGGTGGCATGTGCTGCCTGGCTAACCGGAGTTTCGCCGGGCGAAAGGCTAAATGCTACAGGCCTGCCGCATTGGTCAATTGCTTTTTTATAACCTTCCACTTCGGCAGCGCTGTATGGGCGGGAAAGGTCATCAACTTTAATAAAATCAACACCCCATGAGGCATAAAGCTCCAATAACGAGTTCAGGTATTCCTGGGCGCCCGGCTTTTTCATATCCAGCCCGTACATGTGGTTCATCCATGGGCAGGTAGAATTTGTGTCGGCAATCATATCGGCAGTAATACCGCTAACCCCTTTTACCGGCGACTTAGCCCACACGGCCTGCCTCGGGATGCCCCGCATAACATGGATGCCGAATTTTAAACCTTGAGCATGCACATAATCGGCAAGCGGTTTAAAGCCGTTACCGCCAAATGCCGAAGGGAATTTATTGGGTTGAGGTGTTAAACGGCCCCATTTATCCATAGTTAACCAGGGTATATAAGAGCCATCCTGTAACCTTTTTTGAAATGGGTTGCCAATATTACTGCCCTGCGGATTATCATACGACCATAAAAAATCAACCACGATGTATTGCCATCCGTATGGTTTCAGATATTTTGCCATGTAATCGGCATTGGCCTTTACCTCATCTTCATGCACCGCCGAGCCAAAGCAGTTATAACTGTTCCAGCCCATAGGGGGAGTGTTGGCTACAGCGGTGTTTTGTGCTGATGCAGTAATGTTCGAGAAAATGCAGGCGGCCAGTACAATCAGGTAACGTAATTTCATGCTGATAAATATTTATTGACCGTAATAAGAGTTAGGACCATGTTTGCGCTCATAGTGTTTTTTAATAAGTGAATCCTTTAAACGCGGCGCGCTGTTGTTGATTTGTTCGGTGAGGTAGGCCATTTGTGCAACAGCTTCCAGAACGGCACTGTTATACACAGCTTTTTCGGCTGTTTTGCCCCAGGTAAACGGCGCGTGGTTGCCTACTAAAACCATTTCTACCTCGCGATAATCAATGCCCTGCTCTTTAAAGCAATCCATGATCTGGAAACCGGTCTGGTATTCGTAATCACCTTCAATCATCCTGTCGTCCATAGGTGGTGCGCAAGGGATATCCGCGGTTAAGTGATCGGCATGGGTGGTGCCGAAAATGGGTATGCAGCGCTGGGATTGTGCCCAGGCCGTAGCATAGGTTGAATGGGTATGTACAATGCCATTGATATGCTCCCAACTTTTATATAACACCGCGTGTGTAAGCGTATCCGACGACGGCCTAAGATCGCCCTCGATGGTTTTGCCGTTAAAATCCACGATCACCATTTTCTCTGGCGTTAATTCATCATAAGGCACACCGCTTGGCTTGATTGCAAAAACGCCCAGTTCCCTGTCGGCAGCGCTCACGTTACCAAAAGTGAACAGCACCAGGCCCAGTTTTGGCAATTGCATATTGGCCTCGTAAGCCGTTTGTTTTATATGTTGATACTTGCTCATCACATTAAATATTTTGAAATTCTTCCGCTTTGGTTTTTGCTACCTGCCCGGCTACAAATTCGCCGAGCGTTTTATATTGCTCATAGCGGTTGCTGTAAACTTCTTTAAGGTTGATGTTGGGATAATACTCTTCGTCAAAACCGCGACCCATAGCTGCCATGGCTTCTTCAATTGTAGGATAAATACCGGCCACTACTGCGGCAAACATGGCTGCACCCAAAGCGCAGGTATGTTTAAACTGATGGATGCGGATAGGCATGCCCAGCACATCGGCCATCATTTGCATTACAAAAGGCGATTTTTTGGCTACCCCGCCAATGCCAATGATCCCTTTTACCGGGATACCCTCTGAAATGAATCTGTCTACAATGCTTTTGGCGCCAAAACAAGTAGCCTCTGCCAGCGCGCGGAAAACGCGCGGGGCATCGCTGCCTAAGCTAAGTCCGCTGATGGCGCCTTTAAGTTCCTGGTTGGCATCGGGTGTACGGCGGCCGTTAAACCAATCCATAGCCAGTTCATTAGCTTCGTCAACTGGTAGCAACGCTGCCTGGCGGCTGAGTTCGGGAATAACAAGTTCGGCCATTTCAGCTTTCAGGGCTTTGGCAGTAGTCGCGTCAATTATTTTTGATTGTGAGAGCAACTGGTTAACCGGCCATGAAATAAGGTTTCTGAACCAGGCGTAGGTATCGCCAAATGCCGATTGCCCGGCCTCTAAACCTACCATGCCGGGTATAACCGAACCATTCACCTGCCCGCAAATACCGCGAACAAGGGTATCTTTCATGGCTGCAGTCGGAGCAACCAATATATCGCAGG
This window contains:
- a CDS encoding L-ribulose-5-phosphate 4-epimerase translates to MSKYQHIKQTAYEANMQLPKLGLVLFTFGNVSAADRELGVFAIKPSGVPYDELTPEKMVIVDFNGKTIEGDLRPSSDTLTHAVLYKSWEHINGIVHTHSTYATAWAQSQRCIPIFGTTHADHLTADIPCAPPMDDRMIEGDYEYQTGFQIMDCFKEQGIDYREVEMVLVGNHAPFTWGKTAEKAVYNSAVLEAVAQMAYLTEQINNSAPRLKDSLIKKHYERKHGPNSYYGQ
- a CDS encoding glycoside hydrolase family 27 protein gives rise to the protein MKLRYLIVLAACIFSNITASAQNTAVANTPPMGWNSYNCFGSAVHEDEVKANADYMAKYLKPYGWQYIVVDFLWSYDNPQGSNIGNPFQKRLQDGSYIPWLTMDKWGRLTPQPNKFPSAFGGNGFKPLADYVHAQGLKFGIHVMRGIPRQAVWAKSPVKGVSGITADMIADTNSTCPWMNHMYGLDMKKPGAQEYLNSLLELYASWGVDFIKVDDLSRPYSAAEVEGYKKAIDQCGRPVAFSLSPGETPVSQAAHATKYANMWRMADDFWDNWKEVLHMFDYAKSWEGVGGPGHWPDCDMIQIGKLSKRGPVGVERYSRFTEDELYTHMTFWCIYRSPLMLGGNLPENRELELKLFTNNEVLATNQNGENPRQLYKKDGAMVWYSHVQGSKDLYVALFNIGEKAQNVSVDLAALGLKGKIKVRDLWKKQDIGAYKTNYQQNINIHGAALFRLSPAN
- the araA gene encoding L-arabinose isomerase, whose translation is MIDLKTFEVWFITGSQDLYGEETLKQVAEHSQQITAGLDNSGKIPVRIVYKPVVKSTDEIYTTLQQANVAENCIGIITWMHTFSPAKMWIRGLSILKKPMLHLHTQFNRDIPWSSIDMDFMNLTQSAHGDREFGFMVSRMRINRKVVVGHWQDPEVLSQIETWTRAAAGWYDWQGAKFARFGDNMRFVAVTDGDKVEAELKFGFSVNTYGIGDLVAIINAVSEADVNALVDEYEATYTMADELKRGGAKHSSVYEAAKIELGMRKFLKDGGFKGFSDTFEDLHGMAQLPGIASQRLMADGYGFAGEGDWKTAALVRALKVMGSGLKGGNAFMEDYTYHFDPNNALVLGSHMLEVDASLANGKASLEVHPLGIGGKADPARLVFNVAGGAALNASIVDMGNRFRLLINEVEAVEPQNDLPKLPVARVLWKPYPDMKTGCAAWIYAGGAHHTAYSQNLTAEHLQDFADMAGIEFLRIGKDTRIDQFRNEIRWNDAAYR